In Entomomonas moraniae, one DNA window encodes the following:
- the ruvX gene encoding Holliday junction resolvase RuvX has protein sequence METALPKIILGFDYGLRQIGVAVGQGFTKQARELCVLKAQDGIPNWQQIERLLKEWQPDAVVVGLPLNMDGTPSEMSKRAEKFARRLHGRFQATVYTQDERLTSYEAKEQYHAQGYKADYHKNPVDALAAALIIESWLENYSSTTESI, from the coding sequence ATGGAGACAGCGCTTCCTAAAATCATTTTAGGGTTTGATTATGGGTTACGCCAAATAGGAGTTGCCGTAGGTCAGGGTTTCACCAAGCAAGCAAGAGAGCTCTGTGTATTAAAAGCACAAGACGGTATTCCTAATTGGCAGCAGATAGAGCGTTTACTAAAAGAATGGCAACCCGATGCTGTTGTTGTTGGGCTGCCTTTGAATATGGATGGTACACCTAGTGAAATGAGTAAGCGTGCTGAAAAGTTTGCACGTAGGCTTCATGGTCGTTTTCAAGCCACTGTTTATACACAAGATGAAAGATTGACGAGTTATGAAGCCAAGGAGCAATACCACGCGCAAGGATATAAAGCAGACTACCATAAAAACCCAGTCGATGCTTTAGCCGCGGCATTAATCATTGAAAGCTGGTTAG
- a CDS encoding YqgE/AlgH family protein: protein MKNDPLSYLNNQFLVAMPQLECSEFSNSLVYLISHNTEGAMGIIVNKEKPFHLADILEQLRPDTLFPAVNLMTPIYHGGPIDTERGFVLHSKDNVFQNTINLPDIQLTSSQDVLIDIAEKKGPENYLIALGYAGWGAGQLEQEIIENTWLTCPFNADIIFKVASEQRVDAALEQLGVNFSSLSRHVGHA, encoded by the coding sequence ATGAAAAATGACCCTTTGTCTTATTTAAATAATCAGTTTCTAGTGGCAATGCCCCAGCTAGAGTGCTCAGAGTTTTCTAACTCATTGGTATATCTTATTAGCCATAATACAGAAGGCGCCATGGGGATTATTGTAAATAAAGAGAAACCTTTTCATTTGGCTGATATATTAGAGCAGCTAAGGCCCGATACACTATTTCCTGCAGTAAACCTAATGACACCAATCTATCATGGTGGCCCTATTGATACAGAACGTGGTTTTGTATTGCACTCCAAAGATAACGTTTTTCAAAATACAATTAACTTACCTGATATCCAGTTAACCTCATCCCAAGATGTATTGATTGATATTGCCGAAAAGAAAGGGCCTGAAAACTACCTTATTGCATTAGGTTATGCAGGTTGGGGAGCAGGGCAGCTAGAGCAAGAAATTATTGAGAATACATGGTTAACTTGTCCATTTAACGCCGATATTATTTTTAAAGTAGCCTCTGAGCAGCGTGTTGATGCTGCATTGGAACAACTGGGTGTAAATTTTTCATCACTATCGCGCCATGTAGGGCATGCTTAA
- a CDS encoding dual specificity protein phosphatase family protein: MKHELVLYRFEPSMKTLKYMPFLLSVILFSLAHSASASELEKDWATPIDTRFKFYQVSPLLFRSALPNSTDVDLIKQQNIGTIISFIKEDDKKWLGKSSGIQLLSYPSHADRIDDDDVLDVLKVIQNSKSQGKSVLIHCKHGQNRTGLFVAMYRIIVQNWTKQQAIDELVNGISATQADDVKDAIAYIQKAKVKKIRKALQQNSCSTSKYALCQWFS, from the coding sequence ATGAAGCACGAATTAGTTCTTTATAGGTTTGAACCCTCGATGAAAACCCTAAAATACATGCCTTTTCTGTTATCAGTTATATTATTTTCACTTGCCCATTCAGCTTCTGCAAGTGAGTTAGAAAAGGACTGGGCAACACCGATTGATACCCGCTTTAAGTTTTATCAAGTGAGTCCTCTTTTATTTCGTAGTGCTTTACCAAACTCCACAGATGTTGATCTGATTAAACAACAAAATATAGGCACAATCATTAGTTTTATTAAAGAGGATGATAAAAAGTGGCTTGGAAAATCTTCGGGTATCCAACTGCTAAGCTATCCTTCCCATGCTGATCGTATTGATGATGACGATGTGTTAGATGTTTTAAAAGTGATTCAGAACTCAAAGAGTCAAGGTAAGTCTGTATTAATTCATTGTAAGCATGGACAAAATCGAACAGGGCTTTTCGTTGCTATGTATCGTATTATTGTGCAGAATTGGACAAAACAACAAGCCATAGATGAGCTTGTGAATGGTATTTCAGCGACACAGGCTGATGATGTAAAAGACGCGATTGCTTATATACAAAAAGCTAAAGTGAAAAAAATTCGTAAGGCACTTCAACAAAACTCCTGCAGTACCAGTAAATATGCATTATGCCAATGGTTTAGTTAA
- a CDS encoding phosphatidate phosphatase App1 family protein — MHVKKLLLLLSVINMSITYGSELKSDEHVLFIPNIAYQTPDNKLAISIQAWVYEKERRPGMTSLLTKYLGIDKDTLTPEEYDLLYQRSQLFRVDSERGKVLSIKLNNTTYTLPKTDKGGVTNQVIYLNTIPSQQSNHSISYSISDLNLPESTNTELSFFSPDIGLSVISDIDDTIKDSKVLDQKQLLINTFIKPFKAINSMRDWYQQMAKKGISFHYLSSSPIQLYPALKDFMDKAQFPTGSVHLREATTWHSIIPTGDDSRNHKLSTLEKLLNAYPKRQFILIGDSGEADPEIYAQMMKKYPTQVKCIAIRNVTNEDEQSPRYKQLFAGVDSYKWQIFTDPTTIINTCAPRE; from the coding sequence ATGCACGTTAAAAAGCTATTGCTTTTATTATCTGTAATTAATATGTCAATCACTTATGGTTCTGAATTAAAATCAGATGAACATGTGTTATTCATTCCGAATATTGCCTATCAAACCCCTGATAATAAATTAGCTATTAGTATACAGGCGTGGGTTTATGAGAAAGAAAGGCGCCCAGGGATGACCTCTCTCTTAACCAAATATTTAGGCATTGATAAGGATACGTTAACTCCCGAGGAGTATGACCTATTGTATCAAAGAAGCCAATTATTTAGAGTCGATTCAGAACGAGGCAAAGTGTTAAGCATAAAGCTAAATAACACAACCTACACATTACCTAAAACAGATAAAGGTGGCGTTACTAATCAGGTAATTTATCTTAATACGATACCTAGCCAGCAAAGTAATCATAGTATTAGTTACTCTATTTCTGACCTAAACCTTCCCGAATCCACTAACACAGAGTTATCTTTTTTTAGCCCTGATATTGGATTGTCTGTTATTTCAGATATTGACGACACCATAAAAGATTCAAAGGTGTTAGATCAAAAACAACTCTTAATTAATACTTTTATCAAGCCATTTAAAGCCATCAATAGCATGCGCGATTGGTATCAACAAATGGCAAAAAAGGGGATTAGCTTCCATTACCTTTCTTCTAGCCCTATACAACTGTATCCCGCATTAAAAGACTTCATGGATAAGGCACAGTTTCCCACAGGCAGTGTTCATTTGAGAGAGGCAACAACTTGGCACTCCATTATCCCAACGGGAGATGACTCACGCAATCACAAGCTATCAACACTAGAAAAGCTACTCAACGCTTACCCTAAACGACAATTTATATTAATCGGTGACTCAGGGGAGGCTGACCCAGAAATCTATGCCCAAATGATGAAAAAATACCCTACGCAGGTTAAGTGTATAGCCATTCGTAACGTCACGAATGAAGATGAGCAAAGTCCGCGTTATAAGCAATTATTTGCAGGGGTAGATAGTTATAAGTGGCAGATCTTTACCGACCCCACAACAATTATTAATACCTGTGCTCCTAGAGAATAA
- the cysK gene encoding cysteine synthase A gives MTIFVDNAQSIGKTPLVQLNKLTVRGVTILVKIEGRNPSYSVKCRVGANLIWDAETSGKLKEGMTIVEPTSGNTGIALASTAAARGYKLILTMPSSMSLERRQVLKALGAELVLTEPEKGMKGAIDKANEIVNSDPSKYFMPQQFDNPANPAIHEKTTGPEIWQDTNGDIDIFVAGVGTGGTLTGVSRYIKNTQKKPIISVAVEPTNSPVITQALAGEEIKPAPHKIQGIGAGFIPKNLDLSLVDQVVTVTDDEAKQTALQLMKEEGILCGISSGAAVAAALKLAEQPENQNKTIVVILPDSAERYLSSMLFADMFTEQEKKQ, from the coding sequence ATGACGATTTTTGTAGATAATGCCCAGTCCATTGGTAAAACACCATTAGTACAGTTGAATAAGCTAACAGTTCGTGGTGTCACTATTCTTGTGAAAATAGAGGGGCGTAATCCAAGCTACTCCGTTAAATGTCGTGTGGGTGCTAACCTTATTTGGGATGCTGAAACATCAGGTAAATTAAAAGAAGGCATGACCATTGTTGAGCCTACTTCGGGTAATACAGGGATTGCTTTAGCCTCTACAGCTGCTGCTAGAGGGTATAAGTTGATCTTAACTATGCCATCCTCAATGAGTTTGGAGCGACGTCAGGTATTAAAAGCATTAGGTGCTGAGTTAGTGCTAACAGAACCTGAAAAGGGGATGAAAGGGGCGATTGATAAAGCCAATGAAATTGTTAATAGTGACCCAAGCAAGTATTTTATGCCTCAACAGTTTGATAATCCTGCTAACCCAGCTATTCATGAAAAGACAACGGGGCCTGAGATTTGGCAAGATACTAACGGTGATATTGATATTTTTGTTGCAGGCGTGGGAACAGGTGGAACGTTGACAGGTGTTTCTCGTTACATTAAAAATACGCAGAAAAAACCTATTATTTCGGTAGCAGTTGAACCTACTAATTCTCCTGTTATAACGCAAGCCTTAGCGGGAGAAGAAATTAAACCTGCACCACATAAAATTCAAGGTATTGGTGCTGGTTTTATCCCTAAAAATTTAGATTTATCATTAGTGGATCAAGTGGTGACTGTGACTGATGATGAAGCAAAACAAACAGCGCTACAGCTGATGAAAGAAGAGGGTATCTTGTGTGGGATTTCTTCAGGTGCAGCCGTTGCGGCGGCATTAAAACTTGCAGAGCAACCTGAAAACCAGAACAAGACGATTGTTGTTATTTTGCCTGATTCTGCAGAGCGTTATCTATCCAGTATGTTATTTGCAGATATGTTTACCGAGCAAGAGAAAAAACAATAA
- a CDS encoding glutathione S-transferase family protein — translation MQLIGLLRSPFVRRVAISLKYYGIPFEHYPLSAFGEGYPILSAINPVAKLPTLVLDNGDILMDSGLILEYFESQVPVIQKLLPMTANDLASHLKVIGLAMMGADKTVQLAYETQRRPEDKQYGEWIERLTQQIKGAFNALDSEVANNSDWLMGEAISQAAISTAVAWSFNQYALPNVLDKQDFPNLVQFTQSLESLPNFIDTPIE, via the coding sequence ATGCAACTTATCGGCTTATTAAGATCCCCTTTTGTCAGACGTGTGGCCATTTCATTAAAGTATTATGGTATCCCTTTTGAGCACTATCCTTTGTCAGCTTTTGGTGAGGGTTATCCTATTTTATCGGCCATTAACCCCGTTGCAAAATTACCCACACTCGTATTAGACAATGGTGATATATTGATGGATTCAGGCTTGATACTTGAATATTTCGAGTCACAAGTACCTGTTATTCAAAAGTTATTACCCATGACGGCCAACGATTTAGCTTCTCATTTAAAAGTAATAGGGCTTGCGATGATGGGGGCAGATAAAACCGTTCAATTAGCTTATGAAACACAAAGGCGACCTGAAGATAAGCAGTACGGTGAGTGGATTGAACGTTTAACTCAGCAAATTAAAGGGGCATTTAATGCGCTTGACTCTGAGGTAGCCAATAACTCCGATTGGCTTATGGGGGAGGCAATCAGTCAAGCAGCCATTTCAACAGCCGTTGCTTGGAGTTTTAATCAGTATGCTTTACCTAATGTATTGGATAAACAAGATTTTCCTAATTTAGTACAGTTTACCCAGAGCTTAGAAAGTTTGCCTAATTTTATTGATACACCTATAGAATAA